In Planktothrix serta PCC 8927, one genomic interval encodes:
- the rpaB gene encoding response regulator transcription factor RpaB — protein MENHKEKILVVDDEASIRRILETRLSMIGYDVVTAADGEEALETFRKTNPDLVVLDVMMPKLDGYGVCQELRKESDIPIIMLTALGDVADRITGLELGADDYVVKPFSPKELEARIRSVLRRIDKNGASGIPSSGVIQVSNIRIDTNKRQVYKGDERIRLTGMEFSLLELLVSRSGEPFSRSEILQEVWGYTPERHVDTRVVDVHISRLRAKLEDDPSNPELILTARGTGYLFQRIIEPGEVG, from the coding sequence TTGGAAAATCATAAAGAAAAAATTTTGGTCGTTGATGATGAGGCCAGTATCCGTCGGATTTTAGAAACTCGTCTTTCCATGATTGGCTACGATGTAGTGACTGCGGCTGATGGAGAAGAAGCCTTAGAGACCTTCCGCAAAACTAACCCGGATTTAGTGGTCTTGGATGTAATGATGCCCAAATTGGATGGGTATGGAGTCTGTCAGGAATTACGCAAGGAATCGGATATCCCGATTATTATGCTAACGGCCTTGGGAGATGTTGCCGATCGGATTACCGGGTTAGAATTGGGGGCGGATGATTACGTTGTTAAACCGTTTTCTCCCAAGGAACTCGAAGCTAGAATTCGCTCGGTATTAAGGCGGATTGACAAAAATGGAGCATCGGGTATTCCCAGTTCCGGTGTAATTCAGGTTAGCAATATTAGAATTGATACCAACAAACGACAGGTTTATAAAGGAGATGAACGCATCCGTCTAACGGGGATGGAATTTAGTTTATTAGAACTCTTAGTCAGTCGTTCTGGCGAACCCTTCTCTCGTTCTGAAATTTTACAAGAAGTCTGGGGATATACTCCAGAACGTCACGTTGATACCCGTGTGGTGGATGTTCATATTTCTCGCCTCCGGGCTAAGTTGGAAGATGATCCCAGTAATCCCGAATTAATTTTAACTGCACGCGGAACAGGGTATCTGTTTCAACGCATTATTGAGCCCGGAGAAGTCGGTTAA
- a CDS encoding cofactor assembly of complex C subunit B, giving the protein MAKSDRNRVLRLLPIFAGGLGGVLLLVNRVLTPQLLDSQARSDALGVILSAVLILTGLLWQQVQPRSPDTVELIGEQGFELKSDLPELIKTELAWASHLLLTNTVTRSLVVYYQGEVLLRRGVLGKNPDVKPGPILQRVLEKQKPVYLVNLALYPGRIEFDYLPENTQGVICQPLGNGVLILGANAPRSYTKQDENWVGGIGDKLTNTLSNLLNQTSTLT; this is encoded by the coding sequence ATGGCGAAATCGGATCGAAATCGGGTATTACGATTACTCCCCATTTTTGCAGGAGGTTTGGGAGGGGTGCTACTCCTGGTAAATCGGGTCTTGACCCCGCAGTTATTGGACTCTCAAGCTCGTTCCGATGCCTTGGGGGTGATTTTAAGTGCTGTGTTGATTTTAACGGGGTTATTGTGGCAGCAAGTTCAACCCCGATCACCGGATACTGTTGAGTTAATCGGAGAACAGGGCTTTGAATTAAAATCGGATTTACCCGAATTGATTAAAACGGAATTAGCTTGGGCTTCTCATCTCTTATTAACTAATACTGTCACCCGTTCTCTGGTGGTTTATTATCAGGGTGAAGTCTTATTAAGGCGAGGAGTATTAGGGAAAAATCCAGATGTTAAACCAGGGCCGATTTTACAACGGGTTTTGGAAAAACAAAAACCTGTTTATTTAGTTAATTTAGCGTTATATCCGGGGCGAATTGAATTTGATTATTTACCCGAAAATACACAGGGCGTTATTTGTCAACCCCTGGGTAACGGCGTGTTAATTTTAGGGGCTAATGCGCCTCGAAGTTATACTAAACAAGATGAAAATTGGGTAGGAGGAATTGGGGATAAGTTAACAAATACATTATCGAATCTACTCAATCAAACTTCAACCCTAACCTAG